ATGCGGGAGGAAGCCAAAAGCGAAAAATGGCCCCAGTACACCTGGCGACCGTTCAACGGATTTACTTTTCCCCTGGCTGTGCTGCTGATCTATTTCGCATTGCCGGCGCTTGGGAAAACCGTTCCCGATGTCCCCCAATGGGTATGGGTGGGATGGCTGTCGATCCTTGGCGTAGCCACCTGGGACCGAGGCAAGGAGAAGCGCGCCAAGTCCGGCGAGAACAAACCCGGCATGATCGCGGGCGCCATCCAGGCGCTGCGGGGATAACCGTCACCGGTATTTTTTAAACAGAGGAGAAAAGCAGGCATGGACCAGCAGTATATCGAGCGGATCAGCAATTTGAAAAGAGCGGTTTTAGAGTATCTGGGCACCAACGGCAGGCATTACGGCGATCTGAGCCGCATGGAGCAGTCGGTGGAAGACCTGGCCCAGGCCCTGAATACCCGGCTGGATCAGCTGTCCATGGCGCTGGAGTGCACAGGGGCTCTGCCGGCGGCCGAATCGCCCCGCGACAAGCTGGCCCATCGGCTGATGGAGACCGCCGCCAAACTGACGCGCACGGGCATCGTCGACACCGATATGGCCGACCAGTTCGATGCGGCCCTGGACGCCTTCGACATCGCCGCCGACCTCAAGCGCCAGTCGGATACCATGCGCGACCGGGGCGAGACGGCGGCCATCCGGCATAAGCGCCAGCGATCATGAGTCCGGGTATCGTCGAGGCCATCGTCGCCAGCAAGGAGGCGGCGCTGGTATTGAGCCTGCTGTTCACTGTGGTCGCTTGCACGGCGATCTATCGGATCTGGAAAAGCCGGGAGGCCCAGCAGGACAAAATGACCGCCATGCTGGCGGATCTTCTCAAGGAGATGGCCCGGCTCACCAACCGTTTGCTGGAGAAAAACGATGGCTAAGTATCGATTGCGCAAACGTTTGAACCGGCTGGCGTTTTTCATGACCATGCGCGCGCTGGAGACGCAGATTGAGCATCTACGGAGGATCAATGGGGCACGAACACGATCTGCAAACCCGGTTTGAAGCCGAGGAGCTGTACGTCGAGCAGCGCCTGACCTACGAACAGATCGCCGAGCGCATGCCCCGGGTTTCCCTTGCCACACTCAAGCGCTGGGGCAAGGAGGGCCAGTGGCGGCAGCTGCGCGACGAGCGCCTGGAGGCGCGGCGGACACTTAAGCATAACCTGTTCAAGCTGCGCCAGGAGATGATGGAAAAGGCCGCCGGCAGCAAGGACGCCCAGGACATCTATGCGGTTATCCGCTTAGAGCGCCTGGCCCAGGAAGACGTTAGGAAGGCCGACGACCAGGCACCGGAGATCGACCGGCCGAAAGTTTTTCTCGAGGATCTGGAGTTCGTGGCGGAGGTGCTCAAGGATGTGGACCCGGAGGCATTAAAGGCCCTGGCGAAGAAATTTGACGTCATCATCCGGCGGTTCAAGGAGGCCCATGCGCAAGCGGCCTAAAATCACCGAAAACCGTTTCGACAAATGGGCGGACGATCTTAAGGCCTGGATCGCCGAGTCCGTCTCGCCGTTCGAAGACGATACGCCGCAAAAGCAGGCCGAGCGCATCAAGCGTTCGAAATCGGATCTGCTTTATTTCTGCCGGACCTACGTTCCGCACTACTGCTTTGTTGAATTCGGAGACTTTCACGAAGAGTGGGACGGGCTGACCGAGATCCGCGACGAAGCCGTGCTGATCGCAGCCCCCCGCGAGCATGCCAAGAGC
This window of the uncultured Desulfosarcina sp. genome carries:
- a CDS encoding 3TM-type holin — protein: MSNVLKKIVEGVKIVAPTVANLVVPGSGTVLDGLMRAVTGDGPETSIEAVAEKIAANPALMVQLQEKAMDHEAKLAEIEARKLESVNATMREEAKSEKWPQYTWRPFNGFTFPLAVLLIYFALPALGKTVPDVPQWVWVGWLSILGVATWDRGKEKRAKSGENKPGMIAGAIQALRG